A single region of the Massilia sp. erpn genome encodes:
- a CDS encoding thymidine kinase — MAKLYFRYSAMNAGKSTAMLQVAHNYEEQGQQVRLFTAAIDDRYGVGKVTSRLGPQREVETFGPDTNFLSEIDKVACVLVDEAQFLSTEQVVQLHQLAQVKGVPVICYGLRTDFRGVPFPGSAYLLALADDIEELKNICTCGKKATMNIRVDEQGKRIRDGEQISIGGNESYRQACGRCFYRG, encoded by the coding sequence GTGGCAAAACTTTACTTCCGTTATTCCGCGATGAACGCGGGCAAATCGACCGCAATGCTCCAGGTCGCGCACAATTATGAGGAGCAGGGCCAGCAAGTGCGCCTGTTCACGGCCGCCATCGACGACCGCTACGGCGTCGGCAAGGTCACGTCCCGCCTGGGACCGCAGCGCGAAGTGGAAACCTTCGGCCCCGACACCAATTTCCTCAGCGAGATCGACAAGGTCGCCTGCGTGCTGGTGGACGAGGCGCAATTCCTCAGCACCGAGCAGGTAGTGCAGCTGCACCAGCTGGCCCAGGTCAAGGGCGTGCCGGTGATCTGCTACGGCCTGCGCACCGACTTCCGCGGTGTGCCTTTCCCCGGCTCAGCCTACCTGCTGGCCCTGGCCGACGATATCGAAGAACTCAAGAATATCTGCACCTGTGGCAAGAAGGCGACCATGAATATCCGCGTCGACGAGCAGGGCAAGCGCATCCGCGACGGCGAGCAGATCAGCATCGGCGGCAATGAAAGCTACCGCCAGGCTTGCGGCCGCTGTTTCTACCGGGGTTGA
- a CDS encoding cystathionine beta-synthase: protein MQRKQQAALYSLIGNTPLVEVTQLDTGPCRLFLKLESQNPGGSIKDRIGLSIIEAAERDGRLKPGGTIIEATAGNTGLGLALVGRIKGYRVELVVPDKMATEKILHLKALGAIIHTTRSDVGKGHPEYYQDYAARLARETPGAFFADQFNNPANPLAHETSTGPEIWEQTGHEVDAIVVGVGSSGTLTGLTNFFKKVQPGLDFVLADPKGSILAEYVETGHLSDTSGSWAVEGIGEDFIPAIANLSGVKKAYTITDQESFDNARQLLRAEGILAGSSTGTLLAAALKYCREQTTPKKVVTFVCDTGTRYLSKVYNDGWMVDQGLIQRPPTGDLRDLIGRRFDEGEVVSVSPSDTLLIAFNRMRAADLAQLPVLDNGKLVGIIDESDILLKVDNQAEQFTSPVGATMTARLETLQPGASLQALRSTLDRGLTAVVADSQHFYGLITRFDLLNHLRRTIS, encoded by the coding sequence ATGCAACGCAAACAGCAGGCCGCACTGTACAGCTTGATCGGCAACACACCTCTCGTCGAGGTCACGCAGCTGGATACCGGCCCCTGCCGGCTCTTCCTCAAACTGGAATCCCAAAACCCCGGCGGCTCGATCAAGGACCGCATTGGCCTGTCCATCATTGAAGCCGCCGAACGCGACGGCCGCCTGAAGCCGGGCGGTACCATCATTGAAGCGACGGCGGGCAACACCGGCCTCGGCCTGGCCCTGGTGGGCCGCATCAAGGGCTACCGCGTGGAGCTGGTGGTGCCCGACAAGATGGCCACGGAAAAAATCCTGCACCTGAAAGCGCTGGGCGCCATCATCCATACCACGCGTTCCGACGTGGGCAAGGGCCATCCCGAGTATTACCAGGATTACGCCGCCCGCCTGGCGCGCGAAACCCCGGGCGCCTTCTTCGCCGACCAGTTCAACAACCCGGCCAATCCGCTGGCCCATGAAACCAGCACCGGCCCGGAAATCTGGGAACAGACCGGGCATGAAGTCGACGCCATCGTTGTCGGCGTCGGCTCGTCCGGCACGCTGACCGGCTTGACCAATTTCTTCAAGAAGGTGCAGCCGGGCCTGGACTTCGTGCTGGCCGACCCGAAAGGCTCGATCCTGGCCGAATATGTGGAGACCGGCCACCTGTCCGACACCAGCGGCTCCTGGGCCGTGGAAGGTATCGGCGAGGACTTCATTCCTGCGATTGCCAACCTGAGCGGCGTGAAAAAGGCGTACACCATCACCGACCAGGAAAGCTTCGACAACGCGCGCCAGCTGCTGCGCGCCGAAGGCATCCTGGCCGGGTCCTCCACCGGCACCCTGCTGGCCGCCGCGCTGAAATACTGCCGTGAACAGACCACGCCGAAGAAGGTCGTGACCTTCGTCTGCGACACTGGCACGCGCTACCTGTCCAAGGTGTATAACGATGGCTGGATGGTGGACCAAGGCCTGATCCAGCGTCCGCCCACGGGCGATCTGCGCGACCTGATCGGCCGCCGCTTCGACGAGGGCGAGGTGGTCAGCGTGTCGCCGTCCGACACCCTGCTGATCGCCTTCAACCGCATGCGCGCCGCCGATCTGGCCCAGCTGCCGGTGCTCGATAACGGCAAGCTGGTGGGCATCATCGACGAATCGGATATCCTTCTGAAGGTGGACAATCAGGCCGAGCAGTTCACCAGCCCGGTCGGCGCCACCATGACCGCCCGTCTGGAAACGCTGCAGCCGGGCGCCAGCCTGCAAGCGCTGCGCAGCACGCTCGACCGCGGCCTGACCGCCGTGGTGGCCGACAGCCAGCACTTCTACGGCCTGATTACGCGTTTCGACCTTCTCAACCATCTTCGCAGGACCATATCTTGA
- a CDS encoding PLP-dependent aspartate aminotransferase family protein, giving the protein MSQANDRKFKSHLATRVIHAGQSPDPSTGAIMPPIYATSTFVQESPGVHKGLDYGRSHNPTRWALERCVADLEGGAQGFAFASGLAAISTVLEIADAGSHIIAGDDMYGGTYRLFERVRRRSAGHEFSYVDLTKPENLLAALRPETRMVWVETPTNPMLKLADLKAIAQICRERGIIAIADNTFASPLVQRPLEHGFDIVVHSATKYLNGHSDIIGGIAVVGGEERQAEWREQLAFLQNSVGAIASPFDSFLALRGVKTLAIRMERHCRSALDLAQWLEQQPEVRKVYYPGLASHPQHELAKRQMDGFGGIISIDLKADLAGSRRFLERCEVFALAESLGGVESLIEHPALMTHATIPPAQRAELGIGDGLIRLSVGIEDVEDLRQDLRQALDAI; this is encoded by the coding sequence TTGAGCCAAGCCAACGACCGCAAATTCAAATCCCATCTGGCCACGCGCGTGATCCACGCCGGCCAGTCGCCCGACCCGTCGACCGGCGCCATCATGCCGCCGATCTACGCCACCTCCACCTTCGTGCAGGAGAGTCCGGGTGTGCACAAAGGCCTGGACTATGGCCGCTCGCATAACCCGACGCGCTGGGCGCTGGAGCGCTGCGTGGCCGACCTGGAAGGCGGCGCGCAAGGCTTCGCCTTCGCCTCCGGCCTGGCCGCCATTTCAACCGTGCTGGAAATCGCCGACGCCGGCTCCCACATCATCGCCGGCGACGATATGTATGGCGGCACGTACCGCCTGTTCGAACGCGTGCGCCGCCGCAGCGCCGGCCACGAATTCAGCTATGTCGACCTGACCAAGCCGGAGAACCTGCTGGCCGCCCTGCGTCCCGAAACGCGCATGGTGTGGGTGGAGACTCCGACCAATCCGATGCTGAAACTGGCCGACCTGAAGGCGATCGCCCAGATCTGCCGCGAGCGCGGCATCATCGCCATCGCCGACAATACCTTCGCCAGCCCGCTGGTGCAGCGTCCGCTGGAACACGGCTTCGACATCGTGGTGCACTCGGCCACCAAATACCTGAACGGCCACTCCGACATCATCGGCGGCATCGCCGTGGTGGGCGGCGAGGAACGCCAGGCCGAATGGCGCGAACAGCTGGCCTTCCTGCAAAATTCCGTGGGCGCCATCGCCAGCCCCTTCGACAGCTTCCTCGCCCTGCGCGGCGTGAAAACGCTGGCGATCCGCATGGAGCGCCACTGCCGCAGCGCGCTCGACCTGGCGCAGTGGCTGGAACAGCAGCCGGAAGTGCGCAAGGTCTACTACCCCGGCCTGGCCTCGCATCCCCAGCACGAACTGGCCAAACGCCAGATGGACGGCTTCGGCGGCATCATCTCGATCGACCTGAAGGCCGACCTGGCCGGCTCGCGCCGCTTCCTCGAACGCTGCGAAGTGTTCGCCCTGGCCGAAAGCCTGGGCGGCGTGGAAAGCCTGATCGAGCATCCGGCCCTGATGACGCACGCCACCATTCCGCCCGCCCAGCGCGCCGAACTGGGCATCGGCGACGGCCTGATCCGCCTGTCGGTCGGCATTGAGGACGTGGAAGATCTGCGCCAGGATCTGCGCCAAGCGCTCGACGCGATCTGA
- a CDS encoding DUF1778 domain-containing protein: protein MSKPQTLYLEEPDSAPLHVAEGSSAAAKKTNVNLRIDSGTRQLIDDAAALLGKTRTEFMLESARREAIDVLLDKRLFVLSPKSYNAFIQALDNSPEPGPKLRSLLRRVPAWQK from the coding sequence ATGTCCAAGCCGCAAACCCTCTATCTGGAAGAGCCGGACTCGGCGCCGCTTCATGTAGCCGAGGGTTCCTCTGCGGCCGCAAAAAAAACAAATGTGAATCTACGTATCGATAGTGGCACACGGCAGTTGATAGACGATGCCGCTGCGCTTCTTGGTAAGACACGTACAGAATTTATGCTTGAAAGCGCCCGCCGGGAAGCAATCGATGTGCTTCTTGATAAGCGCCTATTTGTGCTCAGCCCCAAATCATACAATGCCTTTATTCAGGCGCTAGACAACTCGCCTGAGCCTGGGCCAAAGCTACGCTCGCTACTGCGCCGAGTTCCGGCATGGCAGAAATAA
- a CDS encoding GNAT family N-acetyltransferase encodes MAEIKSSAKHPPSRLKRPAPLSAEHDLSTFDCGEPILNDWLRQRALKNESRFSRTYVVCDGNQVVAYYCVSAGSVERNALPGKLRRSAPDTIPISVIGRLAVSRDYAGKGLGADILLDALRRIAAASRSIGIRAVLVHAKDENAKRFYLKCADFVEYPEHSYTLFLPLEAVVAAFNEC; translated from the coding sequence ATGGCAGAAATAAAAAGCAGCGCCAAACATCCTCCCTCCCGATTAAAACGGCCGGCGCCACTGAGCGCCGAACATGATCTTTCCACATTTGACTGTGGCGAACCAATATTGAACGATTGGCTGCGTCAGCGCGCCTTAAAGAACGAAAGCCGCTTTTCACGCACCTATGTTGTCTGCGACGGCAATCAAGTAGTAGCCTACTACTGTGTTTCAGCCGGCTCAGTAGAGCGGAATGCGCTTCCCGGCAAACTACGCCGCAGTGCGCCGGATACCATACCGATATCGGTCATTGGCAGATTGGCCGTCAGCCGTGATTACGCCGGCAAAGGACTGGGCGCCGACATCCTCCTTGATGCCTTGCGCCGCATCGCCGCCGCGTCGCGAAGCATCGGCATTCGGGCTGTACTCGTCCACGCAAAAGATGAAAATGCAAAACGCTTTTATCTCAAATGCGCAGACTTCGTCGAATATCCGGAGCATAGCTACACCTTATTTCTGCCGCTTGAAGCCGTGGTCGCCGCTTTCAATGAATGCTGA
- a CDS encoding GlxA family transcriptional regulator: MPKTARKIRPSRPSLPIRIAVIAFDGITPFHVAAPCAVFGTVPEGHAPMFDVRVCSADASPLRTAAGFAIATEYDLSLLETADIVVMAAWHDDCRNAPPVLLDALRRAHQRGARIVGLCLGAFPLAEAGLLDGRTVATHWAFADGLVQRYPKVKVDAEVLYVDDGDVLTSAGVAAGLDCCLHLLRQLAGVELANSVARRLLVAPHRQGGQAQFIERPLPVSNSEGRFAQVLDWMAANLDEEQSIDALAARAAMSRRNFTRHFRQVTGTSVKQWLLSQRLAHAQRMLEGSDAAIEVVAQEAGFGTALSLRQHFQASLRTSPSAYRKQFRAQGAPG, encoded by the coding sequence ATGCCCAAAACTGCCCGTAAAATCCGCCCAAGCCGCCCGTCGCTGCCGATTCGCATCGCCGTGATCGCCTTTGACGGCATCACGCCTTTCCACGTCGCCGCACCTTGCGCAGTCTTCGGCACCGTGCCGGAAGGCCATGCCCCCATGTTTGACGTGCGTGTCTGCAGCGCCGACGCCAGCCCCCTGCGCACCGCTGCCGGCTTTGCCATCGCCACCGAATACGACCTGAGCTTGCTGGAGACGGCCGACATCGTCGTCATGGCCGCCTGGCACGACGACTGCCGCAACGCGCCGCCCGTGCTGCTGGACGCCCTGCGCCGCGCACATCAACGCGGCGCGCGCATCGTCGGCCTGTGTCTTGGTGCCTTTCCGCTGGCGGAGGCCGGCCTGCTCGACGGCCGCACGGTCGCCACCCACTGGGCCTTCGCCGATGGCCTGGTACAGCGCTATCCCAAAGTCAAGGTGGATGCGGAAGTGCTGTATGTTGATGACGGTGACGTCTTGACCTCGGCCGGCGTCGCGGCGGGCCTCGACTGCTGCCTGCATCTGCTGCGGCAACTTGCGGGCGTGGAGCTGGCGAACAGCGTGGCGCGGCGGCTGCTGGTGGCGCCGCATAGGCAGGGCGGGCAAGCCCAGTTCATCGAAAGGCCGCTGCCGGTATCGAATAGCGAAGGACGCTTCGCGCAAGTGCTGGACTGGATGGCGGCCAACCTCGACGAAGAGCAAAGCATCGACGCCTTGGCCGCGCGCGCTGCCATGAGCCGCCGCAACTTCACGCGCCACTTCCGCCAAGTGACAGGCACCTCGGTCAAGCAATGGTTGTTGAGCCAGCGTCTGGCGCACGCCCAGCGCATGCTGGAAGGCAGCGACGCCGCCATTGAAGTCGTGGCCCAGGAGGCCGGCTTTGGCACGGCCCTTTCGCTGCGCCAGCACTTCCAGGCCTCCCTGCGCACCTCGCCCTCGGCCTACCGCAAGCAGTTCCGCGCCCAGGGTGCGCCTGGATAG
- a CDS encoding cysteine hydrolase family protein, translating to MSATPRRALLVIDVQNEYFSGDLPIEYPPVTSSLPNIVQAMETAKALDIPVIVVQHDAPEGSPIFAKGSEGWRLHPQIAERPIDHHVNKTMASAFAGTGLREWLAARAIDTLTIVGYMTHNCNASTILQAAHEGLTVEVLDDATGALSYQNAAGKVSAEEIHRVFNTVFHSNFGAVLSTQDWIAAARSGKALERDNLYASNLRTRR from the coding sequence ATGTCCGCTACCCCTCGCCGCGCCCTGCTCGTGATCGACGTGCAAAACGAATACTTCAGCGGCGATCTGCCGATCGAGTACCCACCCGTGACAAGCTCGCTGCCCAATATCGTGCAAGCCATGGAAACGGCCAAGGCCCTGGATATTCCCGTGATCGTGGTGCAGCACGATGCGCCGGAAGGTTCGCCGATCTTTGCCAAGGGTTCCGAAGGATGGCGCCTGCATCCGCAGATCGCGGAACGGCCTATCGATCATCACGTCAACAAGACGATGGCGAGTGCCTTCGCCGGCACCGGCCTGCGCGAGTGGCTGGCCGCGCGCGCCATCGATACGCTGACCATCGTCGGCTATATGACGCACAACTGCAACGCCAGCACCATCCTCCAGGCCGCCCATGAAGGCCTGACGGTGGAAGTGCTGGACGATGCGACGGGCGCCCTCTCCTACCAGAACGCGGCGGGCAAAGTCAGCGCCGAGGAAATCCACCGCGTGTTCAACACGGTCTTCCACTCCAACTTCGGGGCCGTGCTCAGCACGCAGGACTGGATCGCGGCGGCGCGCAGCGGCAAGGCGCTGGAACGCGACAATCTGTACGCCTCCAATCTGCGCACGCGCCGCTAA
- a CDS encoding penicillin acylase family protein codes for MPLAVIAAPAAPARAGGVGAIEALRLKMAAERVSILRDKWGIAHVYGNTDADAVFGMVYAQAEDDFKRIELNYINAMGRLAEVEGEKALYQDLRMKLFITPELLKSQYQASPAWLKKLMGAWADGLNFYLHTHPDVQPRLLTRFEPWMALSFSEGSIGGDIESIDLRQLEAFYSKAPQRPQAMPALAMEKEPSGSNGFAIAPALSKSGHALLMINPHTSFYFRPEIHVVSRQGLNAYGAVTWGQFFVYQGFNERLGWMHTSGGADVIDEFVESIAEQDGKLVYQYGKEQRPVRAVAIRLPYKTAQGMAEKTVTAYFTHHGPIVREQDGKWVAVALMNEPLKALTQSYVRTKARNYAAFYKAMELRTNSSNNTVYADADGNIAYFHGNFVPVRDAAFDYTKPVDGSNPATDWKGLHAVKDTIQLFNPKNGWIQNTNNWPFSAAGAYSPRRQDYPAYMSVYPENARGIHAVRMLQNQQDFTLDSLIAAAYDSQLTAFEPLLPQLVRAYDESPASDLLKAGLTEQISLLRDWNMRYSLNSVPTSLAIYWLQELVKTHGAAAREKRMPVLDYLGSQITTQQRLEALTRASARLESDFGSWKTPWGEINRFQRLSGDIVQSFDDDKPSIPVPYASGNWGALAAYGPLTPPKTRRIYGERGNSFVAAVEFGPRIRAKSILVGGQSSDPASPHFMDQAEMYARGEFKEVLFYREDVEKNLERKYHPGE; via the coding sequence ATGCCCTTGGCCGTCATCGCCGCCCCGGCCGCACCAGCCCGCGCGGGCGGTGTCGGCGCGATCGAGGCGCTGCGCCTGAAAATGGCCGCCGAGCGCGTCAGCATCCTGCGCGATAAATGGGGCATCGCCCACGTCTATGGCAATACCGACGCCGACGCCGTGTTCGGCATGGTGTATGCGCAGGCAGAGGATGATTTCAAGCGCATCGAGCTGAATTACATCAACGCCATGGGCCGTCTGGCCGAGGTCGAGGGAGAGAAGGCGCTGTACCAGGATTTGCGCATGAAGCTCTTCATCACGCCCGAGCTGCTGAAGAGCCAGTACCAGGCCAGCCCGGCCTGGCTGAAGAAGCTGATGGGCGCCTGGGCCGATGGCCTGAACTTCTACCTGCATACGCATCCGGACGTGCAGCCGCGGCTGCTGACCCGCTTCGAACCGTGGATGGCGCTCAGTTTCAGCGAAGGCAGTATCGGCGGCGATATCGAATCGATCGACCTCAGGCAGCTGGAAGCCTTCTATTCCAAGGCGCCTCAACGTCCGCAAGCCATGCCGGCGCTGGCCATGGAAAAGGAACCGAGCGGTTCCAACGGCTTTGCCATTGCGCCGGCCCTGAGCAAGTCGGGCCATGCGCTGCTGATGATCAATCCGCACACCTCCTTCTATTTCCGGCCCGAGATCCATGTGGTCAGCCGCCAGGGACTGAATGCCTATGGCGCCGTGACCTGGGGCCAATTCTTCGTCTACCAGGGCTTTAACGAGCGCCTGGGCTGGATGCACACCTCGGGCGGCGCCGATGTGATCGACGAGTTCGTGGAAAGCATCGCCGAGCAGGACGGCAAGCTGGTCTACCAGTACGGCAAGGAGCAGCGTCCGGTGAGGGCGGTGGCGATCCGCCTGCCGTACAAGACGGCGCAAGGCATGGCCGAGAAAACCGTTACCGCTTATTTCACCCATCACGGTCCGATCGTGCGCGAACAGGATGGCAAATGGGTGGCGGTGGCGCTGATGAACGAGCCGCTCAAGGCGCTCACGCAATCCTATGTGCGCACCAAGGCGCGCAATTACGCCGCGTTCTACAAGGCGATGGAGCTGCGCACCAACTCGTCCAACAATACCGTGTATGCGGATGCGGACGGCAATATCGCTTACTTCCACGGTAATTTCGTGCCGGTGCGCGATGCGGCGTTTGATTACACCAAACCGGTCGACGGCAGCAATCCCGCCACCGACTGGAAGGGCCTGCATGCGGTGAAGGACACCATCCAGCTCTTCAATCCGAAAAATGGCTGGATTCAAAACACCAATAACTGGCCGTTCTCGGCGGCCGGCGCCTACAGCCCGCGCCGCCAGGACTACCCGGCCTATATGTCGGTGTATCCGGAAAATGCGCGCGGCATCCACGCCGTGCGCATGCTGCAAAATCAGCAGGACTTCACGCTCGACAGCCTGATCGCCGCCGCCTACGACAGCCAGCTGACCGCCTTCGAGCCGCTGCTGCCGCAACTGGTGCGCGCCTATGACGAATCGCCGGCCAGCGACTTGCTGAAAGCCGGCCTGACCGAGCAGATTTCCCTGCTGCGCGACTGGAATATGCGCTATAGCCTGAACTCGGTGCCGACCTCGCTCGCCATCTACTGGTTGCAGGAACTGGTCAAGACTCATGGCGCGGCGGCGCGCGAGAAGCGCATGCCGGTGCTCGATTATCTGGGCAGCCAGATCACGACCCAGCAGCGCCTGGAAGCGCTGACGCGGGCCTCGGCGCGTCTGGAGTCGGACTTCGGCAGCTGGAAGACGCCGTGGGGCGAGATCAACCGTTTCCAGCGCCTGAGCGGTGACATCGTGCAATCCTTCGACGATGACAAACCCAGCATCCCCGTCCCGTACGCCTCCGGCAACTGGGGTGCGCTGGCCGCTTACGGCCCGCTGACGCCGCCGAAAACGCGCCGCATTTACGGCGAACGCGGCAACAGCTTCGTGGCGGCGGTCGAGTTTGGCCCGCGCATCCGCGCCAAGAGCATTCTGGTGGGCGGCCAGAGCAGCGACCCGGCTTCCCCGCATTTTATGGACCAGGCCGAAATGTATGCGCGCGGCGAGTTCAAGGAAGTGCTGTTCTACCGCGAAGACGTGGAAAAAAATCTGGAGCGCAAGTACCACCCCGGCGAATAA
- a CDS encoding DUF535 family protein — MRPITLTVGLEKKSSLSHFAAALKLHTRALAHFRMTRHWLGVLNSDQMLRELAHAQPRLIHKVYRPWLSQRMNRRERLAALVGHYRFILRQGLGALVAEAARGPVQLAAFAGKSGTPYSIELCAIVPMEREGELVLQLRRDGTLVCSVAFSFLNDGPHMQIGVGCIQGPSCGAGLELMREATRELHGLRPKSLLVRLLRHLGHASGCARMVLVCNKNRTAARTAQRDGKIKACYDSLWLEMGATARPDGDYELACSALQPPEFEAVPSKKRSEMRKRHDMLALLNADVLARLVPQTP, encoded by the coding sequence ATGCGGCCCATCACCCTGACCGTCGGTCTGGAGAAGAAATCGTCGCTCTCGCATTTCGCGGCGGCGCTGAAGCTGCATACGCGCGCGCTGGCGCATTTCCGCATGACGCGCCACTGGCTCGGCGTGCTCAACTCCGACCAGATGCTGCGCGAACTGGCGCATGCCCAGCCGCGGCTAATCCACAAGGTCTACCGTCCCTGGCTCAGCCAGCGCATGAACCGGCGCGAGCGCTTGGCGGCCCTGGTCGGCCACTACCGCTTCATCCTGCGCCAGGGACTGGGCGCCTTGGTAGCTGAAGCCGCGCGCGGCCCGGTGCAATTGGCGGCCTTTGCCGGCAAGAGCGGCACGCCCTACAGCATCGAACTCTGCGCCATCGTGCCGATGGAACGCGAAGGCGAGCTGGTGCTGCAACTGCGGCGCGATGGGACGCTGGTCTGCTCGGTGGCCTTTTCCTTCTTGAACGATGGTCCGCATATGCAGATCGGTGTCGGCTGCATCCAGGGACCATCCTGCGGCGCCGGCCTGGAACTGATGCGCGAAGCGACCCGCGAACTGCATGGCTTGCGTCCCAAGAGTCTGCTGGTGCGCCTGCTGCGCCATCTGGGCCATGCCAGCGGCTGCGCGCGCATGGTCCTGGTCTGCAACAAGAACCGCACGGCGGCGCGCACCGCCCAGCGCGACGGCAAGATCAAGGCTTGCTACGACAGCTTGTGGCTGGAAATGGGCGCCACCGCGCGCCCGGACGGCGACTACGAACTCGCTTGCAGCGCCTTGCAGCCGCCCGAGTTCGAAGCTGTGCCGTCCAAAAAACGCTCGGAGATGCGCAAGCGCCACGACATGCTGGCCCTGCTCAATGCCGACGTGCTGGCCCGCCTGGTGCCGCAAACCCCTTAA
- a CDS encoding PEP-CTERM sorting domain-containing protein yields MKKLTTHAAAIALTAATVFATPLAQAAKWVEISAPKTSGFTVGSGKVSYGPIAAASVWVFDGENINPQNAENIESLVEGLFKLPATGKGSLQLVGEKNLANSKSGSFKVGASFNYLAVHYGRGELVFHWDKPLAADSLFTFSGLPRGSSNYRAFSSISAVPEPATYGMLLGGLGLMALIARRRKQG; encoded by the coding sequence ATGAAGAAACTGACGACGCATGCCGCCGCGATTGCGTTGACCGCCGCTACCGTGTTTGCCACCCCGCTGGCCCAGGCCGCCAAATGGGTCGAGATCAGCGCACCGAAAACCAGCGGTTTTACCGTGGGCTCGGGCAAAGTAAGTTATGGTCCTATCGCCGCCGCCTCGGTCTGGGTGTTTGACGGCGAGAACATCAATCCGCAAAACGCTGAGAATATCGAATCCCTGGTCGAAGGCCTGTTCAAGCTACCAGCGACCGGCAAAGGCTCGCTGCAACTGGTGGGCGAGAAAAACCTGGCCAACAGCAAATCCGGCTCGTTCAAGGTCGGCGCCAGCTTCAACTACCTGGCCGTGCACTATGGCCGTGGCGAGCTGGTGTTCCACTGGGATAAGCCGCTGGCGGCCGACAGCCTGTTCACCTTCAGCGGCCTGCCGCGCGGTTCGAGCAACTACCGCGCCTTCAGCAGCATTTCCGCCGTACCCGAGCCGGCCACCTACGGCATGCTGCTCGGCGGCCTGGGCCTGATGGCCTTGATCGCCCGCCGCCGCAAGCAAGGCTGA
- a CDS encoding DUF72 domain-containing protein produces the protein MAKIYIGISGWRYPPWRSVFYPKKLAQARELEFASRALPSIELNGSFYALQRPASYRAWYEATPPGFVFSHKGNRYLTHIIRLREPHEALANIFASGVFELREKLGPFLWQLPPSLRFDADTVESFLSLLPHDTEQALELARHHGPHMKGRTVLQTDAKRKLLHAMEVRHDSFIDARFIGLLRKYKVAMVVADTAGKWPDYEDVCASFMYLRLHGDKELYASGYTDAALERWAQRIRAWSGGGQPDDAKLISDHKAPQRASRDIYCYFDNDIKVRAPFDARRLIQKLGLDEGLADIGGG, from the coding sequence ATGGCGAAAATCTATATCGGCATTTCGGGATGGCGCTACCCACCGTGGCGCAGCGTGTTCTATCCCAAGAAGCTGGCGCAGGCACGCGAACTGGAATTTGCGTCGCGCGCCCTGCCCTCGATTGAGCTGAACGGTTCCTTCTATGCGCTGCAGCGCCCGGCCAGCTACCGCGCCTGGTATGAAGCCACGCCGCCCGGCTTTGTCTTCAGTCACAAAGGCAACCGCTACCTGACCCACATCATCCGCCTGCGCGAACCGCACGAAGCGCTGGCCAATATCTTCGCCTCCGGCGTATTCGAGCTGCGCGAAAAACTGGGGCCATTCCTCTGGCAGCTTCCGCCCAGCCTGCGCTTCGACGCCGATACCGTCGAAAGCTTTCTCAGCCTGCTGCCGCACGACACGGAACAGGCGCTGGAGCTGGCGCGCCACCACGGCCCGCATATGAAGGGCCGCACCGTGCTGCAGACCGACGCCAAACGCAAGCTGCTGCATGCCATGGAAGTCCGCCACGACAGCTTCATCGACGCGCGCTTTATCGGTCTGCTGCGCAAGTACAAGGTAGCGATGGTGGTGGCCGATACGGCGGGAAAATGGCCCGATTATGAGGACGTCTGCGCCAGCTTCATGTACCTGCGCCTGCACGGCGACAAGGAGCTGTACGCCAGCGGCTATACCGATGCGGCGCTGGAGCGCTGGGCGCAACGCATCCGCGCCTGGAGCGGCGGCGGCCAGCCGGACGATGCGAAACTCATCTCCGACCACAAGGCGCCACAGCGCGCCAGCCGCGATATCTACTGCTACTTCGACAACGACATCAAGGTGCGCGCGCCCTTCGATGCGCGCCGCCTGATCCAGAAACTCGGACTCGACGAGGGTCTGGCGGATATCGGCGGCGGCTAG